The following nucleotide sequence is from Nothobranchius furzeri strain GRZ-AD chromosome 11, NfurGRZ-RIMD1, whole genome shotgun sequence.
CTTAATGATTGAAACAAAACAAGAGCACATTAGATATTGTGTATCCTCTGTGATGCAAATATTTAATTTTGAAGCAATTCTTCTGTCACctgggagtattttaaaacctatGAGCATATGCAaaacttttatttaaatttttatttccaTAATTCAGATTATGATTCAAGAGGATACCATTTGCTTACAGCACTCCAAAAACATCTAAGTGTAAACATTAAATGATGACAAACGTACATGTATATAATTTATATTTTCATTGTTTGAGCACCTGTGAGCGTATCTTCAGAGCTGGTCCCAGTTTGAGTCCCAGTGTGTCCAGTAGGTGCTCCTCTGAAAGCAGAGGCAGTGTCTCCCCATCAATCATGTGATCTTTGAACGTCTGGGAAAATAATTTTATATGAAATCAACAAAGACACAAacagacagaagaagaagaagtgacgtGTACAGAGTGTTGTGATATTAACCTGAGCGTATTCTGCACATGTAGGAATGCTGTTTACAAAGTTATAAACATCGTTAACTGTCCACTTTCTTATGTCTTCAGGAGCATCATCACCATTAAGAAAGATGTTTGTTGGACcttgaaaacagaaaaaaaaattcaagAACTTACAACTTCAGTGGTGTTATTGTGCTTTTATTTATTTCCCTAAACTCACCAGCTGGAAGgaaaccatttccaggaactgggAACATGTAAGGCATCCCTGTCAGTGTGGCACCAGTGGAAGGATACATGAATTTCTCCTGGAAGGCAGAACACTGGCTGGACATGTCCTTATCATTTGTTCCACCATTGGTCACATCTGAACACCCCTCCTGATTGGTCGTACAGGCCTTTCGCATGCCCACCTCCCCCTCTTTGTAGTTCTTCCTGCCTCCTGTAGCCATTTCAGAGTCTATTTTGGCCTGATGGTGGGTCTTAGTAGCAGTGCACTCATCTCCCAAGTCCCCTTTAGCTTCCATTTCCTTCTCCTCTCCAGATGTTGCTTCTGGACTCTGCTCTACACTTTTGTCCTCTGTTTGGCCCTTCAGGTTGACTGCATGGTTTTCAGCTGTCTTGTGAACAATCGGCCTCCTCCCTGCCCTCCGACCCCTCTCTCTGTGCAGTGTGCTGATTGGGGGGTAGGGGCTGGCTGACATCAGAATACTGTTGGAGTGTAGCTCGTCCAGGGAAGGACGATGGACATAGACATCGTGGCTGTCTGGCAGGCGCTGACGACCTCGGTACAGCATGGGGTTAGAAGGGTACGACACAGAGTTTTCAATTCCCATCAGCCCTTTCTGGTGAGCGTTCTCCAGCTCTTTCTGGTGCAGGATGGCATTCATCTCCATTCTGACATGAAACAAAAACCTTCATTTTAACGATGAGGACAAAAAGGGTCTGAATTATATTGTGTTGTTTAGCAGAAACTGATGCAAACTTGTGTATGGGTGGACTATTTTTCTGAGTTATTGATGATGTTTGTGCACGCACTACCTtgctatattttgcttgtgtatgAGCTCCTGTCGCCGGGCAACTGTTTCCATGGGCTCTGAAGGCAAGAAGCTGTAACCAGCTgagaatgacaaaaaaaaaaaatcatataaaatgtttaaatgattaCTGTTGTCTCAAAACTTTACAAACTGTGTTGGAGAAGTCTGATGACCTGGTCCAGGGAACGCTCTCCCAGGCAGGACATTGGCATGAGGGGGTAGAGCTGGACCAAGGTGAGGTCCGAGGTGCATCTGTCTGGCTTCAGATGATACCATCTCAGCGGGAGGAACCAATTCTCTGATGATAGAAAATCAAACAAGATCGTCTGTCATCACGTCGGTTGTTGGGAGGAATTCCAGCCTTCATTTCACACAAAAGGGGGTTCTACATCTTCCAATGCATCCCAAAGCTTTTGGGCTTGTGATACAAAAATTTGTAGAAACTGAACTAATTTCTGCCACATCTGCTTTTTTAGGATGCAGAGGAAGTGAAGTCAAATCATAAAGTTTGGGGACGGATTTAAGGTGAGAGAAAAGTTAGAAAATTAGCTGTAAGATGTTTGCATCTGAATTTGAGGAGGGTATGAAAGTCATGAAGTTTGAGATTAAATTCATGTGCAGACCTTTCCATGAAACGAGGTTCAAACTGTGTCGGGACCCCCTGTAACCTCTGTTGACCCTGGGCGAGGATCTGTGGTGCCATGGCCATCTGGTTCCTCATTATAAGCTCCTGCCGTTGCCTGAGTTCTGCAAGAGAAGAAGCTGCACAGgtcagagaaaaaaaataaatcagaCACATGCACAGACTGCTCAAGCTGTATTAAAACCAATGCACCGGGCTCAATTTAGCACCCTTTTAACTCTAGATTTGGAGCAAATTAATTTTTTCACCTCCAGCTGACATCCCGTTGACCAGTCGATACCAGTGCTTCTCATCCATAGCCCCCTGTTCACCCAGTGCAGTCATCTTCCTCAGCTGCTCCCGTGGGGTCATGGCATGCAAAAGACCTTTAACCTCCACGTGAATGCTCTCTACACAAAAAGTGAAAATGGCAGCTTAGTTCTCTTTAAGCACACAGCCGCTGTTTTTCTTTCCAGTGTTTTCTGTCTTTACCTGCTAAGTTCCGTTGAATTAAGATTCAGGTAAAAATGACAGATTTTGTATTAACTGGTTAAAAAACTAAGGTCAGTCTAATCCAGAGTGATGTAGTTTCTTGTAATGTCCACTAGAGCGCAGCATTTTTCTGGCTCAGTTATCCGATGACCATGCCTGCAGATTACAGAAGATTTAAGGAATATTTTACCTCACTGGAACACTAAAATGGATTAAATTAAACCCCAAAAGACTAATATCTATTTTTGTTGaagttttagaaaaaaaataatttGGAATCTGTTTCAGAGACCAGAATGCCCTCTCTCTTGTTTGATTTACGTTCTTAGGGCAGCCTTTGCGCACAGAAACCTCTAATCCAAATCTCACCTTTTCCACCCTGAAAATATAAAGTTACAATCTTAAAGTCTTGAATCATGCTTTCTTATGAGTTATAatagatgccccccccccccccacacacacacacacacagagcagcttTAAATGGTCTCATTGTTTCTCAGTCAGTAACTTGTGTACCCTTTTAGCCTTCTGCACTCCACAAATCTCATTATAAAATATGATATTGTAAATAATCCAGCTCTAATCCACAACCAGTCCACAATATGCATGAGGATATGTCCACATAAACTTCACCAGATTGATATTAATGATCTCCAGCTGGATTAATGTGTGGATAATCTGTGTACATTTATTATTTCTGCCATCCCTTCCCCCAGACAAACAGCTAGTAGATACACCCTGAGGCTCTGAGCATTATCCACAGTCCCTCCAGTTCCTTCTGGAACCCGTGTAATCTGAAAGCTGTAATCCTCCTCTTATTCATGCAACAGTCTGCTGCTTACATCTGCTGACCTTCCAACCCCCATCCCCACCTTCCCAGGCCCCTGCAACCCCCAAGATCCTATTAGCTAAGTCCTGGCTATACAGCACTTTAAAGGGATGTGTTGAAGGTAATCCACACGTTTAGAGTTTTACCCTCAGCAAACCTTGCTAGTAAGCATCTCGGACAACACACCTCCAAGTGCTAAGCCTATTAGTCTCAATTAGTTCCCAGGATGTCCTAAAAACACCTTGGGGATAAATCTGGGGATGCAATCGGTTTATGTAGAGCTATGTGGCCCAAACATGCGCCCTCCTCCTCAGACTAACATCAGCAAATGAAGGAGGTGTTTTTCAAAATTTCCATCTCTAAGCTCATCTCCACAAGTCTTTACAAACTCCAAAAATGTGGGTTCAAACAGAAAAACCTCTTGCAAGATAATTAAAAGATCTGGGTTTGTGATTTAATTGGATGAGCAACTCCCGCTGTTAACAGTTCGGTCTTAGTGAAAATAATTAGTCAGCAAATGAGATGCATGAGATGAAAGTGTGCACTGGTCAACAATTGTTCAGCGGGAGTTGATAAAAAAGTACTGGATTCCTGGAGCTTTGAGAATTTTATTTAGttcaaaataaaaatgaacagaCCCCTACCCCTGATAAATGAATATAGAATAACATTTTAAAGATTTGGTTTACTCGTTTATTCAGTCCATTTacagtagtctctagtaggaattaatgcttaGTCGTACtcagagaaagtagcttcagacaacaggatttggagtcttttttcctGAAATTTGAACATCTcgtcttggattggataacagaaacgtgactaccactgactcagtttgctctgcaacatcatggatgttttatctccacagataacacaagcctgaaggtgttCTACTGTGTtgtgatgttgctaatgctaatggttagcttctgctagtcgtgacattctctgctgtttctgggacgctaaaccaacaacagccgtccccgtcctgagtcaagatgggtgagtctatgaatgttaagtgacagtgtgacgtagatctgtcagggttttcacattagagtttcactgtctattgtctatcagaagttaatgcaggagataggtgtaggagactattttcatgttcagcctgcatgaaaaactcagagtgactgattataatcagaaataatcattaaaaaatgggttttcagtgttccacacctttattgAAGCCCTGCAATTCTTCAGACATCTACAAATGcaaaattaaattacattaaaaaaaGATGACTGAGGATCTTAAAAAAGTACCCAGGCACAATAAGCTCGATGCTTAGTTCAGCCTGACAAGTCACAATTCTGCAATCTTTTCAATTTAACacaaaatgtttaaagaaaagTAATCAAAACAAGACAAGCAAATAAGTTCTTAAAAGTTTACGTAGAGCTGATTTAGTGCAGTCTAATGGGAATTTCTTTGCAAACTTGAAGCTTATGTTTACAAATGTTTAAACTATTCAGCAATTTACCAAAGATCCTTGCCTTCCTTGTTTCATAACATCGAATGCACATTTCAGACCTTAATGCCACTTAGATGCACAATCAACTCCAACGTGCACCAGCTGAAGCCCAGTTTACCCAAACTGAAGTCTCTCAGATGAACTTCCTCATTTCCTCTCTCTCTTGCAACACCTTTAGTTCTGAATCTCACATGCACATTACAAGGCACTATAACACTTTGTGAGTGAAACTGTCATGAAGGGCGAGAAACAAAAACCCCTGTGGCACCTCCTTGGTGAGCAGAGGCCACACCGCAGCTGCCAAATCCGGGGATTGGACTCCTTGGATTTGCTGTTGCCTGGTTAATCTCATTACAGGAATGAATTAAAGGGAAAATTGCTGACAACTTAGATGGAGCCTTGAGGAGGTCATATCAGACAAGACAGAAGCAGTGTCTAGCCCTTCCTAATCCgaaaacacatgcacgcacacacacacacatattaaagCTATACAAATTCTGTCAGCTGCAAAAGGCAGATTGGATTATCAAAGGTAATATTAATTTAAGAATTATGTAATTAAGTTAATAAAATTACTAATTTAAGATATGATTTTTTTGCTTCATTTAAAAGGATATAGGTGCTTTTCGCAGATTTGAGTCTAATTATCTGGGTAATAACTAGGATTTTAAACTCCTGTCTAATCGCATCAACCTTGAGATTAATTATTTATTAAGGCATTAAAAGCTTTTATAAAGTTTACTGCTGACATAATCCAGTTTTTCTTTTTACGTTAACTTGTTAGAAAAAGTGCAATAAATGTTTCTAGAATTTGCATTAAAATCTAAAAGATAAACACATCGAAATCATACATTTTTTTTGCCAATGACTGCagataaaacaaaaacatatatATAGCAACTAAAATGAAATCAAAAAGGAAATGCACGGTGAAAATGCAAGAAATGTTTGACCAAAAtaccaaaaatgaacatttaacctccTTACCTTTAAGTTTCCACCAATGAGCAGACTCTGGATCAGATTTTGGCCCAGTTTAGGTTGAAGCAATTTAAAAACAACCGTAAATCTAACAACAAGTCTTTCAAACTCTGACGGGACCGTAGTGTCCTCCTCCTCTCTTTCACTTCTAACTGAACTGCATCCAACTGACCAGCCAACCAGTTTGAGCCCAATCTGCTGCCAGCAAAGTGCCTTAACTAAACCAGACCTTTTAAATACCGATTCATTTCATCTCCATTAGCTGGCCTTATCTCCTGCGGTaagccctccctgccctgacatcaCTATGATCTCCCATCCAACCGCCCGCTGCACCTTGCAACTGATGTGTAATTACTGAAGCAGCACTGCGCCTAAGCTGGGAGCGCTAAACCTCTTTCAACGTTTACCTCACTAATCCTGTGTTAGCACTTTAGGCCACAGTTAAGACACCTAAATGCTTAGCTTCCTTTTCCAGTGGCAAAATGGCCAACCCCTCCCTCTTTGCTTTGCGGCCCCATGCAGAGAAACTACACGCTGGTGTTTTTTCGACCTCAACAAGCCAACAGATCAGTCTTTTGTTTTTTCACATGTCTGGTTTGGGTGTCAAAAGCATTGTACTCCCCAGGGTGCTGAAAGTCTGACCCAAACATGCTCGGTGGTAATTTGCCAGAAATCCGACTGAATGTTGGCTGGATCATCCTCTCAGACCTCTTAATCTGACAGTTTGTGCTCACCAAGCTTAAAGCATGGGCCTGCACTTCTTTGAATGATGTTTTCTTTAATTCCTGATGAGCAGCAAGGTGTGCTCAGTTGGTGGGCTGCTAAGAAAATTAGCCAAACAGCAGACACAATGTAGAAAGGGGGGTTAGTGTGGTGTTTCTGAATCCCGTCAGTCAGCAACAAACACAAACTGTGTGAGAACCACAGCACACAGGGTGATTTTATAATAAAAAGTCAAACTTTTTAAAACATTCTGCACTTTTGAGGTCCGATAATGTCCCATCCTTTCATACACTTCAAATCAATTCCTGCGGTTTTGTGgcacttttaaaaaaaataatatgcAGAAAAGTTAAATCACAAATTTAAGATGTTCAAAAAACCATAAAGAAGAATCAGGAGTTTGTGAACAGATGCATTTCTAACACATAGTTCAAAAAACAACTAAACATGATGTTTTTGCTAAACATCAGCAAAAGCAAGATGTGAAACTTGAtgcatttattgattattttattcatttcttGTATCTAAACTGACATCCAGTTGCCTAAATCCCATGAAAaagtgacacatctgcgtgatttTGTTGCACAGAAAATTTAGCCTGATTTACTTAAAAATAAGACATTCCCAGATCCACATTTGCACTTGCACAAACACTTGGACTTGTTGCGAGTTGTTGATGAAACAGGATATTGACCTCTTCTGAGCAACAGCTGGTTCCAGGTGTTTTTCTTAATCTGGCAGATGTGATAAACTCGTGTCAGACAGGGATCACTCTGTCTAAAATGGAAAGTATTTTATTTACCTGACATTATTATCACTTTGGGACAATCAAAATAAGTATAAGAAGCATGGAAACACTTCTGTTTGAATTAATGTAAGTTTTTGTCATTTATTACAAAATATCAACACAATTTTGGCTGCAGGTTGCTCTCTTGAATTAATGGTTAACTGGTTTATGGGGAGGTTCCTGCTTATTTTGAGAATTCTTTAATCCACCCACTTTTTAAAAATCCCAATCTTGATCCGTCTCTCCATAGAAGCTTTAGACCCATCTCTATACTACCGTTCATcttcaagatcttggaaaaggttttgGCCTAAAAACTCAGATCAAATCAGAAGTtttatatgtgtgccaagtcacaacattaggaaattgctgcggtatttggtgcagaaggtaagatagaaaaaaaataattaagaaccaagcaaatataggaagtaataaaacactcatgctaAAATTttcaatgtaaaaagtggcaagaattagagaagcagctatctaccccgtgtaggtactaatctgagtgtttgctgaatgtttcaagcacagcatcgggtcacgtgactgggaccaatcaacttgagtgggctgccctaggattttcacccaaaagtccaactgcagaggggaagaaactgtttttgtggcgagaggttctggtccgaatggatctgagccttctgccagatgggagcgagtcgaagagactgtgtccagggtgagacgagtcagctattatccgacctgcacgcctcaatgtcctagaggtgtacagatcctgaatggaggggagtttgcagccaatgaccttctctgcagagcgcacgacacgctgcagcctcttcttatccctggtggtagctccagcgtaccacacggtgatggaggaggtgaggatggactcgatgatagcggtgtactgcctcataaaataaaatatattgatAAAGCACACATTTGGGTCTGTAGACATAGGTTTTGCAGAAAACTCCACACACAGCAAACAACTCAGAATGAAGCCACAATGCATTAACCCCACTGACTTTGTTGTACAGAGAATTGTCAAAAGATGTCACAAAGAAGTGAAAAATACgtaagaaaaaacatttttgcagTGGTTGTTGGTGGTGATCTTTGTAGGCTAACAGATATATAACAAACGCTACAGAGTGGATTCTAGCTACAGGCAGCATCCAATTTGAAACAAAGAAGTCATATTCACTGATTAAAGGTTAAACCTTCAAAACCTTTAAAAGGTCAAAAACTTGTAGGTATGTGGTCGGTTGGGAGGTGGTAACTTACTAATCTACACTCCACCCCTCCACCAAATATCGTTTTAACTCAGTACACAGCATTATATGCATCAGTTTAGAACCAGAGACTGTGCTTGTTGGGTCGTTCAGGAGCAAAGGTTTATTTTtactgaaaaagaaaaagaagaacccACTAAGAAAGGACTTAAGAATTAGGAGAACAGGGTTTAGGACATCTAAACCGCTAATTTAAGAATCTCTAAGGTGTAAGCTTTTTATGAGGGATTTCTGTCCGTGTTGTTTGCACCCAGCATTATAGTGTCACAGTGAGGCAAAGAGATCAGAGCGGGTTTAACCTTTACTAACAGGCGTGGCTATAAATTCACTGGGAGAAGGGACACGGACACCATCCATCTTCTAATTACAGCAACAAGCTGGTGTCCGGATCACCTTCGTTTCCTGGACAAGTGACGGCCTTCTTCAGCTTTAATCCCTCATAGTTGAAGTGTTACGTTGTTCACACCATGGGGAGATTTCAATTGGGTCCTGGTTTCTGTGATGTCATCCAGGGTGAAAATTTGCAAAAACAACACACACCCCTGTTTAAAAGGGTTCTGCTTTGCAACAAATGAACACAAATATCAGATTACACAAATCAAATCTTTGCTCATTTTGTTCTTTTGTTTACCATTGTTCATAAAATATCATTCCAAGTAGCCTGCTATTTGACCAAAGGAtcagtttttcttttattttaaataagttGGCGGGGGGAGGCTccagtgcaccagtttcaggaaacGGAAGTGAGCCAGTGAGCCGCGTCtcacctctaattggctaacagcaacatgcctctaccactgactctgtttgcttagcaacgctgatgttttatctccacagataacacaagcctggaggaagtctactgtgtggttgagttgctaatgctaacagttagcttctactagccaagatgttatctgctgtttcctggatgctaaaacaacaacttcCCCCgttttgagtcaagatgggtgagtccatgaatgttaagtgacagtgtgacatagacctGTCAGAACTTTAAATTGTTAGAGTTTCACCCTGCGATGGACTGaccctctgtccagggtgtaccccacctgattgcccattgactgctggagataggcaccgccCCCCCACCCTACATGGacgaagcgggttcagacaatggatggatggattttcactgtctattttctatcagaagctaatgcaggagataggtgtaggagactattttcatgttcagcctgcttgaCAGAAATCAGTACTCagagataataattaaataataattaatgggGTTTtctgtgaagttgacctttaaccaGTTGGAACCAAAATTTACCGTGAGACCAGAAAATGGATCCTGAGTACCATTTGTACCACCGTTTAGAAACTAACAAAGAATTCTACAAAGGAATGAAAGAATGCCACAAAATGTGATTTTTGTTTAGAATAAtaaatttaaaatacattttaaataaataaaatttttaaaTTTGTTGTTGTCAAAATAGGTTGATAATAGGCATATTTGTGAAAATCCAAACATAAAAATGTTAGAAAGTATCAGGTCAACAGTCTACTGAGGAAACAAAGTTCATTTTTCTAGAAATAAATGTCACGCAAAGTCATTCCAATGGCAGCAATTTAGACATATCTgagttagttaaaaaaaaaaaaatccaaactgACCTCCAAGGCAAAAGGTCCATTGAGGTTTCATTGAGGTTTGGGCTGCGGCTGCATTTTTCCAGTGATATTTAGcttgaaataaaaaacaaattgtgacagggtgagcatcctgtcactgtgtcccaattgatcatgtgccctgactACTCGGCCACAggcatgtccctttggctgactggcgtgactctcacccaggagccTGAGGATCGAATCCTgctcgggccctcgtttctccacctcgcCACAAAATCAtgcaaagaagagaaaaaaatgtcTTTACAATGTTCCATGTTCATTGTTGTTCACATTGTTGTGACGGTGGTACAGGAGTTCAGTgcttgccctgtaatcggaaggttctaggtttgagccctgctcagtttgtttCTTTTcaatgtgtccttgagcaaggcacttaacccccctggcctgctggtggtgtcgcctctgtcagcgcgccccagggcagctgtggctacatcatagctcatccccaccagtgtgagaatgtctgtgtgaatgggtgaatgactgattgggttATAAAGTGACTTGGGGGATTCTAGAAGACGCTAAATCAAATACAGTCAATTTACCATTTATACTTCATCAAGAAATCATACTGTATACTAATATTTACCCATCTTAAATCTCACAAAGGTTCCCTGAGActaaaatagaccttgtggttacacTTATTTCCTTAAAGGTTTGTAATTTTCCAACAAATTTCTCAGAAATAGGCCCAAggcccaaagggttcaaatgtttTGAAACCTTTAGAAACTTAACGATTTCACACCTAACTGCTAACCAGGAGGTTAAAgtaaacattgtcattttttttataaatattaaACCCTAAAAAGACCAAGGTCAATCGATATACTTTTGTTTTTGGGCTTAAATGTATAAACACTGTGCGAAAACACACCATTACACAAGTTTGTTATCATCACGTTTACAAAAGATGTTATAAAATACAACATTTTTTGCACAACAGCCAAAGTCCATACTACACTAATCGGCAAACTTTATGTACACAGCTGCTGAGTTTCTCACACAAGTCACTCAAAGTAAACCAACATGCAAATCAAGTAAAAGGGCGGAAATGCGTCGTTGCTTTAAATGTGGCtccaaaacacagaacagttcacTTAGACTCAGCAAAGCAGGTGAGAAATGATTACTCTTTTCTGCTCAAAGTAATACATTATTTTAGGAAAACACAATAAAGTTCAATTCTGTTCTGCATTTTTTTAACAGATTGTGTAGAAAGATGAGCCTGATCTGGATCTTTTCCGTCATTCTGCTGTTCGCTCTGGCAGCAGACGCTCAGGTCATCATGCCTGGTCGTTGCCCAAATGCTGCAGTGCAGGAGAAGTTTGATGCTGCAAGGGTGAATACAAAAAACTATTAAAATACCAGTGCATCCATTGCTAAACACAAACTGGAGTGTATCTGGATTCTTTTACATGCATTCAGCACTGAACTGGACcttgtctgattgtttttacacagTATCTTGGTAAATGGTTTGAGATCCAGAGGCTGCCAAACAGCTTTCAGCTGGGTCACTGCTGCACCGCCACCTACAGCCTGGAGAGCGCCGGTGTCGTCGGTGTCCTCAACAGGGAGCTGCTGTGAGATCTGTTTCATCACTCTTCTCTTCTAGAgaaaatcttgtttttttttcctaattCAAAGTTTAATGTgtagaatattaaaataaaatgttttatgttatgtATCATCGTTTGATGTTCCACGCATGGAACATCAAAAGTCAGATCCTTCATTTAACTCTCATAATTGTCGTTTTAGCGCTAATGGGACCATCAGTGAAATAAATGGGATTGCCAAACCCAGTCCCATCGAACCTGCCAAACTGCTGGTCTACTTCTTTGAGGGTAGGAACCCTCAAAGGTTTTAAATTCCATTGCTGGTTTAGATTCCAGTTGAGCTGTACTTTTTAAACTTAACAATGACTCATTTAAAGTCTTTCTCTTCTCCCATACAGATGCACCCCCGTCTCCCTACTGGGTTCTGTCCACCGACTACGACAGCTACGCTCTGGTCTACAGTTGTACGGATCTGGGTGTGATCCATGTGGATTTTACCTGGATCCTGAGCAGGACG
It contains:
- the samd7 gene encoding sterile alpha motif domain-containing protein 7: MTPREQLRKMTALGEQGAMDEKHWYRLVNGMSAGELRQRQELIMRNQMAMAPQILAQGQQRLQGVPTQFEPRFMERELVPPAEMVSSEARQMHLGPHLGPALPPHANVLPGRAFPGPAGYSFLPSEPMETVARRQELIHKQNIARMEMNAILHQKELENAHQKGLMGIENSVSYPSNPMLYRGRQRLPDSHDVYVHRPSLDELHSNSILMSASPYPPISTLHRERGRRAGRRPIVHKTAENHAVNLKGQTEDKSVEQSPEATSGEEKEMEAKGDLGDECTATKTHHQAKIDSEMATGGRKNYKEGEVGMRKACTTNQEGCSDVTNGGTNDKDMSSQCSAFQEKFMYPSTGATLTGMPYMFPVPGNGFLPAGPTNIFLNGDDAPEDIRKWTVNDVYNFVNSIPTCAEYAQTFKDHMIDGETLPLLSEEHLLDTLGLKLGPALKIRSQVSRRMGSMLYMMNLPISGATLQTSSEKPGDRSPDISSPVNCNSEDLMASPRDPDVIKSAEHLHEAENHSPPPASSETV
- the apoda.2 gene encoding apolipoprotein Da, duplicate 2, which produces MSLIWIFSVILLFALAADAQVIMPGRCPNAAVQEKFDAARYLGKWFEIQRLPNSFQLGHCCTATYSLESAGVVGVLNRELLANGTISEINGIAKPSPIEPAKLLVYFFEDAPPSPYWVLSTDYDSYALVYSCTDLGVIHVDFTWILSRTPTLPEETLQELHNILLSNKVQVNKLLSTNQDEAYCSVMNQ